In Cydia amplana chromosome 25, ilCydAmpl1.1, whole genome shotgun sequence, one genomic interval encodes:
- the LOC134659661 gene encoding keratin, type I cytoskeletal 10-like gives MKAFLVLAAVAAISSARPEGYSYNAPGGGGLSSGSLFGGLSSGGFSGGNFGSGSLGGFSGGNSFGSGSLGGFSGGNSFGSGSLGGFSGGNSFGSGSIGSGFSGGSGFGSGFGGALVQKHIYVHIPPPEHEEKRPQIIGGGIPQKHYKIIFIKAPSAPTPITPIIPAQPQSEEKTLVYVLVKKPQEQDIIVPTAAPIQPSKPEVYFIKYKAQKEGGIGGGSIGGIGGGSIGGIGGGSIGGIGGGSIGGGSIGGGISGGSIGGGGISGGASSAYGAPVQSGSY, from the coding sequence GTATTAGCTGCCGTAGCGGCCATCAGCTCGGCCAGACCCGAGGGTTACTCCTATAACGCCCCTGGCGGCGGAGGGCTCTCCTCTGGCAGTCTCTTCGGTGGACTATCCTCTGGAGGATTCTCAGGCGGCAACTTCGGCAGTGGAAGCCTTGGCGGGTTCTCAGGAGGCAACAGCTTCGGCAGTGGAAGCCTTGGCGGGTTCTCAGGAGGCAACAGCTTCGGCAGTGGAAGCCTTGGCGGGTTCTCAGGAGGCAACAGCTTCGGCAGTGGAAGCATTGGCAGCGGATTCTCAGGAGGCAGTGGTTTTGGCAGCGGATTTGGCGGCGCCCTCGTCCAAAAACACATCTACGTCCACATCCCACCCCCAGAGCATGAAGAAAAGCGCCCTCAGATCATAGGAGGAGGCATACCCCAAAAACACTACAAAATCATCTTCATAAAGGCCCCGTCTGCTCCTACACCGATCACGCCTATTATCCCAGCTCAGCCTCAGAGCGAAGAGAAGACACTTGTATACGTGTTGGTTAAGAAGCCTCAAGAACAGGATATTATTGTACCCACTGCCGCGCCTATTCAGCCTTCCAAGCCTGAGGTTTACTTCATTAAGTATAAGGCTCAAAAGGAAGGCGGTATCGGGGGTGGATCTATCGGTGGTATCGGGGGTGGATCTATCGGAGGTATCGGGGGTGGGTCTATTGGTGGTATCGGAGGTGGATCTATCGGGGGTGGATCTATCGGAGGTGGCATTTCTGGCGGTAGCATTGGCGGTGGTGGCATTTCTGGCGGTGCCAGCTCTGCGTATGGAGCTCCTGTCCAATCCGGCTCATACTAA